The following are encoded together in the Chanodichthys erythropterus isolate Z2021 chromosome 16, ASM2448905v1, whole genome shotgun sequence genome:
- the ftr66 gene encoding E3 ubiquitin/ISG15 ligase TRIM25, with amino-acid sequence MEGLQDTGEFCCSICLDVLKDPVAIPCGHNYCIGCINDYWNENDHLEVFSCPQCAQTFSPRPVLNRSTILADMVDKPKKLELPGDSEICSDCMPDYVTCDFCTSIKQKAVKTCLVCLASYCQNHLRAHNKSPALKKHKLIEATVNLNLLEKICPHHEKYLEMYCRTDYQCICPMCVMDDHKGHDTVPAAVESTKKQKELGMTRQKYKLKIHTKEKDLLELKQAADALKSSAQATLENGEQIFNELMQSIEMRKCNFRDLIQDQERAAESMLQTLEQEITELKQRDHELEMLLKSEDHVHVLQNCHSFSSGLPNTPITIATLSDFSKVNDAISTLRKKLEAVFKGEWLRIYQAARSMKILHCTVPKIRSEFLHHSYPLQLNPLTAHKDLCLSNGNREVAVQSQEQSCPDHPERFDYWCQVLGTEGLTGCSYWEVEWSGMGVNIAVAYKNIARKGESSEAHFGHNDKSWSLFCSRRGYALWHNRIASKISEPGSSKIGIYLDHRAGTLAFYSIDDSMTLLHRVQTTFTQPLYPGFEFVCCGASIKLCQLE; translated from the exons atggaAGGGCTCCAGGATACAGGAGAATTTTGCTGTTCGATCTGCCTGGATGTGCTGAAAGATCCAGTGGCTATCCCATGTGGACACAACTACTGCATAGGATGCATTAATGATTACTGGAACGAAAATGATCATTTGGAGGTCTTCAGCTGTCCCCAGTGCGCACAGACATTTAGCCCCAGGCCTGTTCTGAACAGAAGTACCATACTGGCGGATATGGTGGACAAGCCGAAGAAACTGGAACTTCCAGGTGACTCTGAGATTTGTAGTGATTGCATGCCAGATTATGTAACCTGTGATTTCTGTACAAGTATCAAACAAAAGGCTGTGAAGACTTGTTTGGTATGCTTGGCATCGTACTGCCAAAATCACCTTCGAGCTCACAACAAATCTCCTGCCTTGAAGAAACACAAGCTGATTGAAGCCACTGTGAACCTCAACCTGCTGGAGAAGATCTGTCCTCATCATGAAAAATATTTGGAGATGTACTGTCGAACTGATTATCAGTGCATATGCCCTATGTGTGTGATGGATGACCACAAAGGACACGATACAGTACCGGCAGCTGTGGAAAGCACAAAGAAACAG AAAGAATTAGGCATGACACGACAGAAATACAAGCTCAAAATCCACACTAAAGAAAAGGACCTGCTGGAGCTTAAACAAGCTGCAGATGCCCTGAAA AGCTCTGCACAGGCTACTCTGGAAAATGGTGAACAGATCTTCAATGAGTTGATGCAGTCTATTGAAATGAGGAAGTGCAATTTCAGAGATCTGATCCAGGATCAAGAAAGGGCTGCGGAGAGCATGCTGCAGACACTGGAGCAAGAAATCACTGAGCTCAAACAGAGAGATCATGAGCTTGAGATGCTTCTGAAGTCTGAAGATCACGTTCATGTTCTTCAG AACTGTCATTCCTTCTCTTCTGGCCTTCCTAACACACCAATCACAATAGCTACACTCTCAGATTTTAGCAAGGTGAATGATGCAATCTCTACTCTAAGGAAGAAGCTTGAAGCTGTCTTTAAAGGGGAATGGCTCCGGATCTATCAAGCAG CTAGATCAATGAAGATCCTTCACTGCACAGTGCCCAAAATTAGATCAGAGTTCCTGCACC ATTCCTACCCTCTGCAACTAAATCCTTTAACAGCCCACAAGGACCTTTGTTTGTCCAATGGGAACAGAGAAGTGGCCGTTCAGAGCCAAGAGCAATCCTGTCCCGACCACCCGGAGCGCTTTGATTACTGGTGCCAGGTGCTGGGCACTGAGGGCCTGACAGGCTGCAGCTACTGGGAGGTGGAATGGAGTGGGATGGGAGTAAACATTGCCGTTGCATACAAAAACATTGCCAGAAAAGGGGAAAGCAGTGAAGCTCACTTCGGTCACAATGACAAATCCTGGAGTTTGTTCTGCAGCAGGAGAGGTTATGCTTTATGGCACAACAGGATTGCCAGTAAGATCTCAGAGCCTGGCTCGTCAAAGATAGGCATTTATCTGGATCATAGGGCCGGGACACTAGCTTTTTACAGCATTGATGACTCAATGACCCTCCTTCACAGGGTTCAGACCACATTCACACAACCTCTCTACCCTGGCTTTGAGTTTGTGTGCTGTGGAGCCTCGATCAAGTTGTGCCAGCTGGAGTGA
- the nfatc4 gene encoding nuclear factor of activated T-cells, cytoplasmic 4 gives MGAAPGSGWEEGEFEFKLVFEEDPPRQSRCGPEETESGQTHREPADTHLTSTQAGQPVGIPLPPPSAGRRAGMHSPPPRRALVREFSGTYESLPARSIQVSESRVLECPSIQITTISPEDDSGPAGGSYWDRGGGWDRERLYLPLLDSYRDVMTGAGSLSPSPSPASSSSSRGWLSPASSCDSLLVEEEELSEAAAHFCLSPSSRPTSPGGKKRRNSPMASPSTSRRSSYSEDLSSLPDLGESSAQSQAPASCELNIPQKTRKTSLEQLSSRDIEPELTPVQNSSCPLPEVAQLRREAPTLGMDYLSVPPALGWGRTRASAHSPLFRSNALPPLDWPLPSQFDQYELRIEVQPRPHHRAHYETEGSRGAVKASPGGHPVVKLVGYTERQPLSLQVFVGTADDRSIRPHPFYQIHRVTGKMVGTASQESIQAGTKILDIPLNPENSMTALIDCAGILKLRNSDIELRKGETDVGRKNTRVRLVFRTHLPLSPPIVPPGRVLALQVASLPIECSQRSAQELPVVESVSLTSCSAEGGEELLLGGTNFLPTSRVFFMERGSDGKVQWEEEAHVDRDKSNESCLKRKIHSYPVPPSCPWKG, from the exons ATGGGGGCCGCGCCGGGCTCGGGATGGGAGGAGGGAGAGTTCGAGTTCAAGCTCGTGTTCGAGGAGGATCCGCCGCGCCAGAGCCGCTGCGGCCCAGAGGAGACCGAGAGCGGCCAGACGCACCGGGAGCCAGCCG ATACCCACTTGACGTCCACACAGGCTGGCCAGCCCGTGGGCATCCCCTTGCCTCCACCGTCAGCCGGCCGCAGGGCTGGGATGCATTCTCCACCACCGCGACGGGCATTAGTCAGGGAGTTCAGTGGGACTTATGAGAGTCTGCCAGcaagatctatacag GTATCAGAGTCTAGAGTGCTTGAGTGTCCTAGCATCCAGATCACCACTATCTCCCCTGAAGATGACTCAGGCCCAGCGGGGGGAAGTTACTGGGACCGTGGGGGTGGATGGGACAGGGAGCGTCTATATCTGCCCCTGCTGGATTCCTACCGCGATGTCATGACAGGGGCAGGTTCCCTCAGCCCCAGCCCCAGCCCTGCTTCCAGTTCCTCATCTCGTGGATGGCTGAGTCCAGCTTCCAGCTGTGATTCTCTCctggtggaggaggaggagctcAGTGAAGCTGCCGCCCACTTCTGCCTATCGCCCTCCTCGCGCCCTACGTCTCCTGGGGGCAAAAAGCGCAGGAACTCCCCAATGGCCTCCCCCAGCACCTCCCGCAGAAGCAGCTACTCTGAGGATCTCTCTTCCCTGCCGGACTTGGGAGAATCCTCGGCTCAGTCTCAGGCTCCAGCGAGCTGTGAGCTCAACATCCCACAGAAGACCAGGAAGACCTCTCTGGAACAG TTGTCATCAAGAGACATTGAACCAGAGCTGACCCCCGTTCAGAACTCTTCCTGCCCCCTCCCAGAGGTCGCTCAGCTGAGAAGGGAGGCCCCCACACTAGGGATGGACTACCTGTCTGTGCCTCCCGCTCTGGGCTGGGGCAGAACCAGGGCCAGTGCCCACAGTCCTCTCTTTAG ATCTAATGCACTGCCTCCACTTGACTGGCCACTTCCTTCACAGTTTGACCAGTATGAACTGCGCATAGAGGTACAGCCCAGACCACACCACCGCGCCCATTATGAAACTGAAGGAAGCCGAGGAGCAGTAAAGGCATCACCTGGAGGCCATCCGGTGGTGAAG CTCGTGGGTTACACTGAGAGACAGCCGCTCTCCTTACAGGTGTTTGTAGGAACTGCTGATGACAGATCAATACGTCCTCATCCTTTTTATCAAATACACAG AGTAACAGGGAAGATGGTAGGCACAGCTAGTCAGGAGAGCATCCAGGCTGGCACCAAAATCCTAGACATCCCACTTAACCCGGAGAACAGCATGACTGCCCT CATTGACTGCGCAGGTATTCTAAAGCTGAGGAACTCTGACATTGAACTCCGGAAAGGAGAGACGGATGTAGGAAGAAAGAACACTCGAGTGCGTTTGGTGTTCCGCACGCACCTTCCACTGTCTCCGCCCATCGTCCCACCAGGACGAGTCTTAGCTCTGCAGGTGGCCTCGTTACCCATTGAATGCT CACAGCGCTCTGCACAGGAGCTTCCTGTAGTGGAGTCTGTCAGTCTTACTTCCTGTTCAGCAGAGGGAGGGGAGGAACTACTTCTAGGTGGGACCAACTTTCTTCCCACCTCCAGAGTTTTCTTTATGGAGAGAGGATCAG ATGGCAAAGTCCAGTGGGAGGAGGAGGCACATGTGGACAGGGACAAAAGCAATGAG TCATGTTTAAAGAGGAAGATCCACTCCTATCCCGTCCCTCCATCTTGCCCCTGGAAGGGGTGA